Proteins encoded in a region of the Sander lucioperca isolate FBNREF2018 chromosome 18, SLUC_FBN_1.2, whole genome shotgun sequence genome:
- the trip11 gene encoding thyroid receptor-interacting protein 11 — translation MSSWLGGIGSGLGQSLGQVGGSLSSFTGQISNFTKDMLLEGVEEVGDAATELQVSNSKLADIETAFNTQKSEYDRLRKLYAELEEKLEASEIQIKGQSAEYRSLLQQKDVEISHLKARQTGLQEEVQTLQQSAQAASAGPAMLPVTTSSSTTTSSSASSYLSRPSGAHQGFHGDEMDLSDVIWSQQEINRLSTEVVRLEAEVAHWRRMSQASTAAGAGNGDQGEILKLQRTIKELREEMSREVDEHQHELAALQDAQRQKMADITRRHREDLAEYEERIEELEEQIQSGGSQSSSPSDASKLSELQKTISSLQEAADQREKQLAELSASLEEAQSKKASLQLEKDEAQEENTGLLQNYTRLQASVTELQTRVQEQEGKSLQKAQLDHEIQMLRNNLAAAEKEIEGLKSLAEAEPKEEVEHADILELNTIIATLREEKESLEQEKLNLQDRLEMAENQIVSNNEAESGDSESLEDLKAELERKEKALRNTEEERDTLMSELEELDRQNQEATQHMISVKEQLSGQLKEAEAELTELTAELNTTKDQKRALEQELDTQKEKTSQSAFTLNDLHMGKQELERTVKELKDKLGRAQEQSRGAQRELAELRKTVQEREEQSSVAKAELDQSGERGMEAQGTKEKLAGKERELSDLRRELDEMRISQEKAMSEDYELKMEIRRLKAEREQALGRAEEVTKQMKESQAALNRTVREKDTRIEALKLEKSQLEEELGQTERTLTEQARQYQQTIEELTRARSMDASALQMEHERAIKLNQEKDMEIAQLKRDMEQVASDHRDTNEMLSITVSGQKQLTDLLQEKDVFMDTLKQNASDLQQEMENRILVLTKEADAFKLFLEEKDRQLGGMKEENSHLKEEIDRLRDQQSRPQPLTEPRTLDIITELETEITQLKSSRNGLEEEVQSLRRTTEELQASLLLSQQSLQAQQTELEQAHVRHQQVTLNYDRLIHARDEEISCLQHTVDQLSESGVRADFPLVQGEVILQEEKTQTLNQDNGNEKHDLSKGEIEKLVRGIKEKETEISQLNEKNLSLTRQLDQLAVSRDEVGKLSQMVLQKDLEIQALHARVSMVGGGGHSQDIMFLQQQLQAYAVEREQVLAVLNEKTRENSQLRSDYHRLMDIMAGKEAALSKLQQENQRLSNISDPSGSQEMFKETIQNLSRIIREKDIEIDALTQKCQTLVTVLQSSAGDSSAGSGGVSSNQFEELLQERDTLKQQVKKMEEWKQQVITTVKNMQHESAQLQEELIKLQGQVSADSDCSSKLSVDYAGLIQSYELKERRLGSLSQELAQVQQTITQLSTTKDVLLGKLDSVAVVCGQTPEVAAAQSSGPSLTADAPSRQAPPTANNEKPQEEILRLRIQLAERENIIRTLQENNQRLSNSASATESEHRSQAEEVRLVKERLEAMQRSVREKDLLIKTKGDQLGHVSEALRNRENDNEVLKQAVTNLKERALILEMDVRKLKEENELVATRSREKESEFRALQETNMQVSLLLREKEFELSAVSEKSATVERMLKDKEQGKSGELNQLLNELKSMQEKAVAFQQERDQVMMALKQKQMETTAIQTELQHVRDKEQRLNLELERLRNHLLEIEDSYTREALGAEDRETELRRRVALLDEKLATSSSAVENASQQASMQVESLQEQLSGVVKQRDEALIHLRTSQEQVNQYAVSLSNLQMVLEQFQQEEKAMYSAELDRHKKEKDEWKRKAQRLEDQASALQINLDEANAALESASRLTDQLDLNEEQIEELKKQVEVRQEMLEEAQRKLMNLLNSTEGKIDKVLMRNLFLGYFHTPKTKRADVLRLMGSVLGLSREDVDKMLEEDGRHGVTGWMSNWLGGRGAQSVPNTPPRPTSGQGLNTSFSEMFVKFLEIESTPSMPAPKLPFQDFKPLNAPPQGRTSGAASSGAAGGGALGKRPGESNPFLAPRSAAVPLLAGSSSGGSGGHLLMKPISDNLPTFTPVPVSAEASGGAVLKDLLKQ, via the exons ATGTCATCGTGGCTGGGTGGAATCGGCTCCGGCCTCGGTCAGTCTCTGGGCCAGGTCGGTGGTAGCCTGTCCTCTTTCACCGGGCAGATATCAAACTTTACCAAAGACATGTTACTGGAAGGGGTGGAAGAAGTAGGAG ATGCTGCCACAGAACTGCAGGTGTCCAATTCCAAGTTGGCTGACATAGAGACTGCATTTAACACTCAGAAATCTGAG TATGACAGATTAAGAAAGCTCTATGCAGAGCTCGAGGAGAAGCTGGAAGCATCAGAGATCCAGATTAAAGGACAGTCTGCGGAGTACAGAAGCCTTCTGCAACAGAAAGAT GTGGAGATCAGTCACCTGAAAGCTCGGCAGACAGGACTCCAGGAAGAAGTCCAGACGCTGCAGCAGTCGGCTCAGGCCGCCTCTGCTGGCCCCGCCATGCTGCCTGTCACCACTTCTTCCTCAACCACTACCTCCTCCTCTGCTTCCTCTTACCTGTCGCGGCCCTCAGGGGCCCATCAGGGCTTCCACGGCGACGAAATGGACCTCAGCGACGTCATCTGGTCGCAGCAGGAGATCAACAGGCTGTCGACAGAAGTCGTGCGTCTGGAGGCAGAGGTGGCACACTGGAGGCGAATGTCTCAG gcATCAACAGCGGCAGGAGCTGGTAACGGCGACCAGGGAGAGATTCTCAAACTTCAAAGAACTATTAAG GAGCTGCGAGAGGAGATGAGCCGTGAGGTGGATGAACACCAGCATGAACTGGCAGCTCTGCAGGACGCCCAGCGACAGAAGATGGCCGACATCACGCGCCGACATAGAGAGGACTTAGCAGAGTACGAGGAGAGGATAGAAGAGCTGGAGGAACAGATTCAGAGTG GTGGCAGTCAGTCCTCTTCCCCATCAGATGCCTCCAAGCTGTCCGAACTCCAGAAAACCATAAGCTCCCTGCAGGAAGCAGCAGATCAGCGGGAGAAGCAGCTGGCCGAGCTGTCTGCCAGTCTGGAGGAGGCACAGTCGAAAAAGGCGTCCCTGCAGCTGGAGAAAGATGAGGCCCAGGAAGAAAACACGGGGCTGCTGCAGAACTACACGCGTCTGCAGGCCTCCGTCACCGAGCTTCAGACACGAGTACAGGAGCAGGAGGGGAAGTCTCTGCAAAAAGCCCAGCTAGACCACGAGATCCAAATGTTGAGAAACAATCTTGCAG CTGCAGAAAAAGAAATAGAGGGACTGAAAAGCCTGGCTGAG GCAGAACCAAAGGAAGAAGTTGAGCATGCAGACATCTTAGAACTGAACACCATTATTGCGACGTTgagagaagaaaaggaaagTCTAGAACAAGAAAAG CTTAATCTGCAAGATAGACTAGAAATGGCAGAGAACCAAATAGTTAGCAATAATGAAGCAGAGTCTGGTGACTCGGAGTCCCTGGAGGATctgaaggcagagctggagagaaaggaaaaggcTCTGAGAAACACTGAGGAGGAACGGGACACTCTGATGTCTGAGCTGGAGGAACTAGACCGGCAAAACCAGGAAGCAACACAG CACATGATCTCGGTGAAGGAGCAGCTCTCTGGACAGCTGAAGGAGGCCGAGGCAGAACTGACGGAACTGACTGCAGAGCTGAACACAACCAAAGACCAGAAGAGGGCCCTGGAGCAAGAGCTGGACACCCAAAAAGAGAAAACCAGCCAGAGCGCTTTCACCCTCAACGACCTGCACATGGGTAAACAGGAGTTGGAACGGACAGTGAAGGAGCTGAAAGACAAACTGGGACGTGCACAGGAGCAGAGCAGGGGAGCACAACGAGAACTCGCAGAGCTGAGGAAGACTGTTCAGGAGCGAGAGGAGCAATCTTCTGTTGCCAAAGCAGAACTGGATCAGTCAGGGGAGAGAGGAATGGAGGCACAGGGAACTAAAGAGAAGCTAGCAGGGAAGGAGAGGGAGTTGTCAGACCTCAGGAGAGAATTGGATGAGATGAGGATCTCTCAGGAGAAGGCGATGTCTGAGGACTATGAGTTGAAGATGGAGATAAGGAGGTTGAAGGCGGAGAGGGAGCAGGCTCTGGGGAGAGCAGAGGAAGTAACCAAGCAGATGAAGGAGAGCCAGGCAGCTCTGAACAGGACAGTGCGGGAGAAGGACACTCGTATTGAAGCTCTAAAGCTGGAGAAAAGTCAGCTAGAGGAGGAATTGGGTCAGACTGAAAGGACGCTAACAGAGCAGGCAAGACAGTACCAGCAGACCATCGAGGAGTTGACTCGAGCCCGCTCCATGGATGCCTCTGCTTTACAGATGGAGCACGAGCGAGCCATCAAACTCAACCAGGAGAAAGACATGGAGATAGCTCAGCTGAAGAGAGACATGGAGCAAGTGGCGTCCGACCACAGAGACACCAACGAGATGCTTTCGATCACAGTTTCGGGGCAGAAGCAACTGACGGATTTGCTGCAGGAGAAGGATGTCTTCATGGACACTTTGAAACAAAACGCTTCAGATTTGCAGCAGGAGATGGAGAACCGTATTTTAGTCTTGACAAAGGAAGCGGACGCTTTCAAACTGTTCCTGGAGGAGAAGGATAGACAGTTGGGGGGTATGAAGGAGGAGAACAGTCATTTGAAAGAAGAGATCGACCGACTCAGGGATCAACAGAGCAGGCCTCAACCTCTGACTGAGCCCCGGACCTTAGACATCATCACAGAGCTAGAGACGGAGATCACACAGCTCAAGTCCTCCAGGAATGGTCTGGAAGAGGAGGTCCAGTCTCTGAGAAGAACCACGGAGGAGCTCCAGGCCTCTCTCCTTCTGTCGCAGCAGTCCCTACAGGCTCAGCAGACCGAGCTGGAGCAGGCTCACGTTCGCCATCAGCAGGTTACGCTTAACTACGACAGACTCATCCATGCCAGAGATGAAGAGATATCCTGCCTGCAGCACACGGTAGATCAGCTTAGTGAGAGTGGCGTTCGTGCTGACTTCCCCCTGGTGCAGGGAGAGGTCATCCTGCAGGAGGAGAAGACCCAGACTCTGAATCAGGACAACGGCAACGAGAAACACGACCTGTCTAAGGGCGAAATAGAAAAGCTGGTGCGAGGCATCAAGGAGAAAGAGACTGAGATCAGCCAGCTGAACGAGAAGAACCTCTCGCTGACCAGACAGCTGGATCAGCTGGCGGTGTCTCGCGACGAAGTGGGCAAACTGTCCCAGATGGTCCTGCAGAAGGATCTGGAGATCCAGGCGCTCCACGCCAGAGTGTCCATGGTCGGAGGGGGTGGACACAGCCAGGACATCATGTTCctacagcagcagctgcaggcgTACGCCGTGGAGAGAGAGCAAGTGCTCGCCGTGCTCAACGAGAAGACCAGAGAGAACAGCCAGCTTCGCTCGGACTATCACCGTCTCATGGATATCATGGCGGGGAAGGAGGCGGCGCTGTCGAAGCTTCAGCAGGAGAACCAACGCCTCTCCAACATTAGCGATCCCTCGGGAAGCCAAGAGATGTTCAAGGAGACCATCCAGAACCTGTCCCGCATCATCAGGGAGAAGGACATCGAGATCGACGCTTTGACCCAGAAGTGCCAAACCCTGGTGACCGTCCTGCAGTCCTCAGCGGGGGATTCCAGCGCCGGCTCCGGAGGCGTCAGCAGCAACCAGTTTGAGGAGCTGCTGCAGGAGAGGGACACACTGAAGCAGCAGGTGAAGAAGATGGAGGAGTGGAAGCAGCAGGTGATTACCACGGTCAAGAACATGCAGCACGAGTCGGCTCAGCTGCAGGAGGAGCTGATCAAACTGCAGGGTCAGGTCTCGGCCGACAGCGACTGCAGCTCCAAGCTGTCGGTGGACTACGCTGGACTGATCCAGAGCTACGAGCTGAAGGAAAGGAGGCTGGGAAGTCTGAGTCAGGAACTGGCTCAGGTCCAGCAGACCATCACCCAGCTCAGCACCACCAAGGACGTCCTGCTGGGTAAACTGGACAGCGTAGCCGTTGTGTGTGGACAGACTCCTGAAGTCGCTGCTGCTCAGTCTAGTGGCCCTTCTCTCACGGCCGACGCTCCAAGCCGCCAGGCGCCTCCAACAGCAAACAATGAAAAACCGCAAGAAGAAATTCTACGATTGCGAATTCAGTTGGCTGAGAGGGAGAACATAATTAGGACTCTTCAGGAGAACAACCAGCGGCTCTCCAACTCGGCGTCTGCCACAGAGAGCGAGCACAGAAGTCAGGCCGAGGAGGTTCGGCTGGTCAAAGAGCGGCTGGAAGCCATGCAGAGGTCTGTGAGGGAGAAAGACCTGCTCATCAAAACCAAAGGCGACCAGCTGGGTCACGTCAGCGAGGCACTACGCAACCGCGAGAACGACAACGAGGTGCTGAAGCAGGCCGTGACCAATCTGAAAGAGCGGGCTCTTATTCTAGAAATGGACGTGAGGAAGCTGAAGGAAGAGAACGAGCTGGTAGCTACACGCTCTCGAGAGAAAGAGTCCGAGTTCAGAGCGCTGCAGGAAACCAACATGCAGGTTTCCCTCCTGCTGAGAGAAAAGGAGTTTGAACTGAGTGCAGTGAGCGAGAAGTCTGCAACTGTGGAGAGGATGCTAAAGGACAAAGAGCAG GGTAAGTCTGGTGAGCTGAATCAACTCCTGAATGAACTGAAGTCCATGCAGGAGAAGGCTGTGGCGTTCCAGCAGGAGAGAGATCAGGTGATGATGGCACTCAAGCAAAAACAAATGGAGACCACTGCAATACAAACTGAG CTTCAGCATGTGAGGGACAAAGAACAGCGTCTCAACTTGGAGCTGGAAAGGTTGCGCAATCACCTCTTGGAGATTGAGGACTCGTACACGAGGGAAGCCCTCGGTGCAGAGGACAGGGAGACGGAACTACGCAGGAGGGTGGCACTGCTGGACGAGAAACTAGCCACGTCCTCGAGTGCTGTGGAGAATGCCAG CCAACAGGCCAGCATGCAGGTGGAGTCTCTGCAGGAGCAGCTGAGTGGAGTGGTGAAGCAGAGGGACGAAGCCCTCATCCATCTCAGAACCTCCCAGGAGCAGGTCAACCAGTATGCAGTGTCACTCTCCAACCTGCAGATGGTGCTAGAGCAGTTTCAACAAG AAGAGAAAGCCATGTACTCGGCAGAGCTTGATAGGCACAAGAAGGAGAAGGACGAGTGGAAAAGAAAAGCTCAGAGGCTGGAAGATCAAGCATCTGCCCTTCAG ATTAACCTCGATGAAGCCAACGCTGCTCTGGAGTCAGCGTCGCGCCTCACCGATCAGCTCGATCTAAACGAGGAACAAATTGAAGAGCTGAAAAAACAAG tggaAGTGAGACAGGAGATGTTGGAGGAGGCGCAGAGGAAACTGATGAACCTTCTAAACAGCACAGAGGGGAAGATAGACAA AGTCCTGATGCGTAACCTGTTCTTGGGATACTTCCACACACCTAAAACCAAGCGTGCCGATGTGCTGAGGCTCATGGGAAGTGTTCTGGGACTGAGCAGAGAAGATGTTGATAAG ATGTTAGAGGAGGACGGACGTCACGGTGTTACTGGATGGATGTCGAACTGGCTGGGAGGCAGAGGAGCACAAAGTGTCCCAAACACCCCCCCAAGGCCCACCAGTGGCCAAGGGCTCAACACG tcGTTCTCAGAGATGTTTGTAAAGTTCCTGGAGATTGAGTCGACCCCTTCGATGCCCGCACCAAAGCTTCCATTCCAGGACTTCAAGCCTCTAAACGCCCCACCTCAGGGAAGAACCAGCGGTGCTGCTTCCAGCGGTGCTGCAG GAGGCGGAGCACTTGGCAAGCGGCCCGGCGAGTCCAATCCTTTCCTGGCCCCCCGCTCTGCTGCGGTGCCCCTGCTGGCCGGTTCCAGCTCTGGCGGCTCAGGAGGTCACCTGCTCATGAAGCCCATCTCTGACAACCTGCCCACCTTCACACCTGTGCCTGTCTCAGCTGAGGCCAGTGGTGGAGCTGTGCTCAAAGACCTGTTAAAGCAGTGA